AAGCACGACTCCGTTCACAGGCGCTTTCCCGGCACAGTTGAGGCTGGCGAAGACAAATTGATAGTAAACGGTAAGGAGATAAAGGTTTTCGCTCAAGCAGATCCCTCCAAGTTGCCTTGGAAGGATCTCGCGGTGGACATAGTCATCGAATCGACAGGCCGTTTCACCGACGCTGAAAAAGCGAAGGCCCATATTGAGGCTGGTGCCAAAAAGGTCATAATATCCGCCCCTGCCAAAAACGAAGATGTCACTATAGTTATGGGAGTCAACGAAGGCGCGTACAAGCCGAATGAGCACAACATTGTATCCAACGCGTCGTGCACAACAAACTGCTTGGCTCCGATCGTGAAGGTCCTTCATGATGAATTCGGCATTGTAAAGGGACTCATGACGACCGCTCATTCTTACACAAACGACCAAGTGACGTTGGATTTTCCGCATAAGGATTTGGCGAGGGGGCGAGCGGCTGCGCTCTCCATCATTCCTACAACTACAGGAGCAGCCAAAGCGATAGGCAAAGTCATACCGGAGCTCAATGGAAAACTCAACGGCGTGGCACTCCGCGTGCCGACTCCGGATGTGTCCATAGTTGACTTCGTAGCTGAGTTAAAGCGCGCAGCCACAGCGGAGGAAGTGAACGCGGCGATGAAGCGGTATGCAGAAGGTCCCCTGAAGGGCATACTTTCCTACGAACCAGGCCCCCTCGTGTCTATGGACTTTGTGGGGGATAGCCATTCGGCCATTTTTGCTCCCAACGAGACGATGGTCATAGAAAATATGGTCAAGGTATTCGCATGGTACGACAACGAGTGGGGTTACAGTTGCCGCATAGTCGATCTTGCCAACTACATAGCGAGCAAGATGTAAGGCGCATGTGGAGGAAGAGATGAAGCTCAAAAGAGTTAAGCCAGATCAAGCAAAAGGCAAGAGGGTCTTGGCGCGGGTCGACTTTAACGTGCCTATAAAGGGCGGTCGCATCAGCGATGACGGCCGCATAGTTTCCCATTTGGAGATGATAGATGCGCTCTCTGGTGCCGGAGGCCGCCTGACGCTCGTGTCTCACCTCGGTCGCCCTAAAGGTAAAACGCCGGAGCTCTCCCTCAAGCCAGTAGCGACGAGATTGGAGGAGCTGATCGAAAAACCAGTGACCTTCGTTCATGATTGCATAGGCGATGAAGTAAACGCCGCTATCTCCTCCCTAAAAGACGGAGATATCCTCCTTCTGGAGAACGTGCGCTTTTATCCCCAAGAAGAGAAGAATGACCCGCAATTTGCCAAGGCCTTGGCCCTTCCTCATCAGATGTTCGTAATGGATGCCTTCAGCGCGGCTCACAGGGCTCACGCTTCGACGCGCGGCGTCGCCGAATATTTACCGTCTTTTGCAGGTTCTCTCATGTGTCGCGAAGTGGAGATTTTGAGCGTGGTGCGAGACGACCCAAAACACCCCTTCGCCTTGATATTGGGAGGCGCCAAGGTATCGGACAAGATAGGCGTGATAGAGAACATGTTGAGCAAGGTAGATGTGCTCATAATCGGTGGGGGCATGGCTTTTACTTTCCTGGCGGCGCAGGGCCTCAGCATCGGCAGGTCTTTATGCGAACACGACAAGATCGATTTCGCCAAGGAGATGCTGAAGAGCGCTAAAGATAAAGGAGTAAAGCTATTTTTGCCCGTAGATGTGGCAGTGGCCAACGAGGCGAACGAAAGCGCCGAGCGTCGGATAGTCCCAATCGATCAAATCCCCGAAGACCAGATGGGGCTCGACATAGGTCCAGAAACCATAAAACTATTCTGCCAGGCTTTGACGGGGATAAAAACAGTGCTGTGGAACGGGCCTATGGGCGTATTCGAGCTCCCTCCCTTTAAAAACGGTACCGAGGCCATTGCCAAGAAGCTCTCCGAATTGACGGCCGAGGGGGCACTTACTGTGGTAGGTGGGGGAGATACAGCTGCGGCAATCAAGGCTGCAGGTTGCGAAAGGGCCGTATCTCACGTTTCAACCGGAGGAGGGGCTACCTTGGAATTCATGGAGGGCAAGCTCCTTCCAGGCATAGAGCCTCTATTGGAAAAGTAGAAAGGTGTGTAATCTCAATGGAGCGATGCGTTTTGTTGGCCGGAAATTGGAAGATGCACAAAGGCCCGAAAGAGACCCGTTCTTTTCTCGAGGATTTGGATAAAGTCTTAGAGCTGGAAAATGGAATAACTGAAGCGATCGTCTCCAAAAAGATTGAATTGGCTCTTTTCCCGCCATTTATAAGCATTCCTACACTTTGTGATTTTAATCACAAAGTGATAAAGTGGGGAGGGCAGAACGCGCATTGGGAGGAAAAAGGAGCCTTCACGGGCGAAATCTCGATTCCCATGCTCCTTGAACTCGGTTGTAGCTATGTCATACTTGGCCACAGCGAACGGCGTCACATATTCGGCGAAACCGACGAGATGGTAAGTAAAAAGGTAACCGCAGCGCTCGACCATGGGCTTTCTCCTGTATTGTGCGTGGGAGAAACGCTGGACGAAAGAAACGGCGGAAACGCCTTTTCGGTAATAAGGAGACAACTTCTTTCTGCGCTGGAGGGCGTCGATTCGACAAAGGCAGCACAAATTGTCGTAGCATATGAACCTGTATGGGCCATCGGCACGGGTCGCACAGCGAGCGACACCGATGCCCAAGAGGCTTGTAGTTTTATAAGAAGCCTATTTGCCGAACGCTACGGGCAAGATGTTGCATCAGGCGTACGCATTCTTTACGGAGGTAGCGTAAATCCCAAAAACGCCGCAGGCCTTCTGGGGCAACCGGACATCGATGGTGCTCTCATAGGAGGAGCGTCGCTTTCCGTTGAGAGCTATATCGAGATTGTCAAAGAAGCCCTATCGGTCCTGTAGGCAAGCTTATGTAACATAAGATACATTATAGGACACAATAAATATCGGTCAGTAGCCCTTAGCCTTTACTGGCATCTATATCTTGCAGGCAATTAACCGCGCCTCTGACAGAGAGTTTAAAATCTTGGGCAGGCATAAAGCCTGCCCAAATAATTCATTTTGAGGATTCGGTTCTGAGCAGACGCAAGACCTGACTCTTACATTTCGTCGACCTGCCACATGGGCGCATCTCCCCAGATGCGCTCCAGCGCGTAAAAATTTCTTCCTTCGCGGCTGAATATATGGACTATTATGGAACCGCCGTCTATTAAGCGCCACCTCGTGCTATCGTTGCCCTCGATATAGCATTGTATGCAGTGTTCATTAAGTGCTTTGACGGCCGTTTCAGCGAGGGCGTCCATGTGGACGTTGGAGCTCGCTGTTACGAGCACAAATACGTCGCTTATAACGGAAACCTCGCTCACATCGATGGCTATCATATTTTCGCCTTGTTTCTCTTCTAAGGCTTCGACGAGCCATTCGCATGAAGCTATCTTGTCATTGAGCTTGCTCTTTACCAAAGGTTTACATCCCTCCTATAATAACTGAATATTTGCGTGTTAAACAACTATATTTACAATTGACAGGTTGAACCTTCTTTGTTCTTCTTTTTTATGGATTTACGGAGCAATTTTTAAGTTCCTAAGCCTCGACAGGAGTTTTTCGTAGTCGTGACCGACTATGATCGTGACATGGGCAGCGGCTTCAGAAGGGCGCACCAGGTTTTTGGGTATTCCAAGCAATTCTGCCAATATTTGGGCCTCCTCTTTAGATTCAGCGCCTTTGGATGGATATATGATGTTGCTATAACGATAATCGAAATGCCTTGCGTTTCCCCTGTAGGCAACTTCTATACCTAATCTGTGCAATTCCTGTGCGATCTTAGCGCTCAATCCTTTGCTTCCATCGCCGTTGAGCACCGCGATAGGTCCCTTTATGCTTTCTACTTTTTCCTTGGACAAGACTTGGTTTCCTTCGGGTGTTGAGGTTGACGCATTCGCCGTGCCTCTTGTGCCTTCTTGATTGATGAAAGACACCTTCGCTTCGCTGGGTATTTCACCAGAAAGAAACGCCGAAATTTGGCTTATGTCTCCGAGCCAATAACTTACACCAGAGATGAGCGCGGGTTTTCCGGGCAGCGTTGATATATCTATATTATCTAGCGATAGGTCTTTGAAGTAAAGGCCAACCTGTAGCGCTTGGGATGGGGATAGATCCGTCTTTACCATGGAAGCCATCTCCTTGGTCAATTCCCCTAAGCGCGGCAAGATTTGAGGGTCCGTCATGCGCTTTAACAGTGCGGTTATAAATTTATGCTGCCTTTGTATGCGGCCCAAGTCGCCCATGGCATCGTGGCGAAAACGAACGTATTTGAGCGCCATGTCGCCGTTCATCAAATGGCGACCTGGCGGTATGTCAATGTAGAGTCCTCCGGCCCTATCGACATATCTCATGCGGGTTTCTACCTCTATTTCTACGCCACCTAAAAGATCTACGAGCTTCGGAAAGGAGTCATAACCTACTACTACGTAGTAATGAATCGGCAGCCCCAGATAATTAACCAATGTCCTTTTAAGCAGATCAATGCCGCCGTAAGAATAAGCGTGCCCAAGTTTATTCCAACCTCTGCCGGGAATATCGATACGCGTGTCTCTGGGCAATGAAAGGAGTTTAACCTTCTTGCCTTCTATGTCGAGCATCGCTATTGCTATGCTATCGGCCCTGTGCGAGTCACCTGTATCGTCCTCACCCACTACTAATATGTTAATCCTTCCTGTTGCCTCATCATACCTTACACTCTTTCTGATGCTTTCCGCTTTCGGGTGGACGATATCTTTTAGTCTCCAATTGGCTCCGATTATAGCTGCAGCCAATACTATGCCAATAAAGAGTAAGCGCTGCCATCTCATCGGGCGTCACCTTCCATCTCTGATATAAAGGCTCTTCTTATAAATGTAATGCTCCACATTCCATGGCACTAAGTAGCGAATGCTTGAACCTTCGGCGACGCGGCGACGAATTGCTGTACTAGAAATGGCCAGCATGGGTATTTCAAGAAGGACTACGGTCCTTTTAATAGCTTCTGGAAGTTCGTCCAGTCGTTCTATGCTATAGCCTGGACGTGT
This genomic window from Acetomicrobium sp. S15 = DSM 107314 contains:
- the gap gene encoding type I glyceraldehyde-3-phosphate dehydrogenase; this translates as MTKKRIAINGFGRIGRLSFRAFCQYDDKNIADVVAINDLTSPATLAYLLKHDSVHRRFPGTVEAGEDKLIVNGKEIKVFAQADPSKLPWKDLAVDIVIESTGRFTDAEKAKAHIEAGAKKVIISAPAKNEDVTIVMGVNEGAYKPNEHNIVSNASCTTNCLAPIVKVLHDEFGIVKGLMTTAHSYTNDQVTLDFPHKDLARGRAAALSIIPTTTGAAKAIGKVIPELNGKLNGVALRVPTPDVSIVDFVAELKRAATAEEVNAAMKRYAEGPLKGILSYEPGPLVSMDFVGDSHSAIFAPNETMVIENMVKVFAWYDNEWGYSCRIVDLANYIASKM
- a CDS encoding phosphoglycerate kinase, producing the protein MKLKRVKPDQAKGKRVLARVDFNVPIKGGRISDDGRIVSHLEMIDALSGAGGRLTLVSHLGRPKGKTPELSLKPVATRLEELIEKPVTFVHDCIGDEVNAAISSLKDGDILLLENVRFYPQEEKNDPQFAKALALPHQMFVMDAFSAAHRAHASTRGVAEYLPSFAGSLMCREVEILSVVRDDPKHPFALILGGAKVSDKIGVIENMLSKVDVLIIGGGMAFTFLAAQGLSIGRSLCEHDKIDFAKEMLKSAKDKGVKLFLPVDVAVANEANESAERRIVPIDQIPEDQMGLDIGPETIKLFCQALTGIKTVLWNGPMGVFELPPFKNGTEAIAKKLSELTAEGALTVVGGGDTAAAIKAAGCERAVSHVSTGGGATLEFMEGKLLPGIEPLLEK
- the tpiA gene encoding triose-phosphate isomerase, with the translated sequence MERCVLLAGNWKMHKGPKETRSFLEDLDKVLELENGITEAIVSKKIELALFPPFISIPTLCDFNHKVIKWGGQNAHWEEKGAFTGEISIPMLLELGCSYVILGHSERRHIFGETDEMVSKKVTAALDHGLSPVLCVGETLDERNGGNAFSVIRRQLLSALEGVDSTKAAQIVVAYEPVWAIGTGRTASDTDAQEACSFIRSLFAERYGQDVASGVRILYGGSVNPKNAAGLLGQPDIDGALIGGASLSVESYIEIVKEALSVL
- the rsfS gene encoding ribosome silencing factor, coding for MVKSKLNDKIASCEWLVEALEEKQGENMIAIDVSEVSVISDVFVLVTASSNVHMDALAETAVKALNEHCIQCYIEGNDSTRWRLIDGGSIIVHIFSREGRNFYALERIWGDAPMWQVDEM
- a CDS encoding LCP family protein; its protein translation is MRWQRLLFIGIVLAAAIIGANWRLKDIVHPKAESIRKSVRYDEATGRINILVVGEDDTGDSHRADSIAIAMLDIEGKKVKLLSLPRDTRIDIPGRGWNKLGHAYSYGGIDLLKRTLVNYLGLPIHYYVVVGYDSFPKLVDLLGGVEIEVETRMRYVDRAGGLYIDIPPGRHLMNGDMALKYVRFRHDAMGDLGRIQRQHKFITALLKRMTDPQILPRLGELTKEMASMVKTDLSPSQALQVGLYFKDLSLDNIDISTLPGKPALISGVSYWLGDISQISAFLSGEIPSEAKVSFINQEGTRGTANASTSTPEGNQVLSKEKVESIKGPIAVLNGDGSKGLSAKIAQELHRLGIEVAYRGNARHFDYRYSNIIYPSKGAESKEEAQILAELLGIPKNLVRPSEAAAHVTIIVGHDYEKLLSRLRNLKIAP